One Corvus moneduloides isolate bCorMon1 chromosome Z, bCorMon1.pri, whole genome shotgun sequence genomic window carries:
- the LOC116438328 gene encoding serine/threonine-protein kinase PAK 3-like produces the protein MIGQVCAAVCTVFSVAYSGYFLTHLTRHLTRGWRQARPLGSPAGSASPPAPSLAEEEAEEEQKDKKPPAVVHPRPERAEPLFLDARSAVPRAAAPARSAAASTPPRASTSSSSPAQQLEMREEQSLKRLRSIVSLGEPRRKYSAFEELGRGGFGAVYKALDASTGQQVAIKKMALQEEMSAELAVNEIVVMRDSRNPNIVTYLDSYLVDGELWLAMEFMDGGTLSDVLGAVYLEEGQIGAVCRECLQGLQFLHSRQVIHRDVKSCNILVGTDGSVKLADFGLCAQLTPELSKRSSSVGTPSWMAPEVVRGEAYGPKVDIWSLGIVGLEMVEGEAPYQREPRLRVFELIERNGAPKLQNPRHHSALLRDFLRCCLQTDDDRRWSAQELLKHPFVTSGDPASSLAALIISAKQVQEDWRGDACA, from the exons ATGATAGGGCAAGTCTGTGCCGCGGTTTGCACGGTTTTTTCTGTGGCATATTCAGGCTACTTCCTGACCCACCTGACTC GTCACCTCACACGCGGATGGAGACAAGCCCGTCCTTTG GGCTCACCAGCAGGGTCAGCATCTCCTCCGGCTCCCTCTCTTGCTGAGGAAGAGGCTGAAGAGGAGCAAAAGGACAAGAAACCTCCAGCTGTTGTCCATCCACGGCCTGAACGTGCAGAGCCA CTCTTTCTTGACGCGCGCTCTGCCGTTCCACGTGCCGCTGCACCAGCACGGTCTGCCGCAGCCAGCACTCCTCCACGTGCCAGCACTTCGtccagcagcccagcccagcagctggagatgagagaggagcagagcctgaagAGACTGA GGAGCATTGTGAGTCTGGGCGAGCCGAGGAGGAAATACTCGGCGTTTGAAGAACTTGGACGAGG GGGTTTTGGAGCTGTTTATAAAGCCCTCGACGCCAGCACAGGACAACAG GTGGCCATCAAGAAAATGGCGCTTCAAGAGGAGATGTCCGCGGAGCTGGCTGTCAATGAAATCGTGGTCATGAGGGACAGTAGGAACCCCAATATTGTTACCTACTTAGACAG ctaCCTGGTCGATGGGGAGCTCTGGCTGGCGATGGAGTTCATGGACGGCGGCACGTTGTCTGATGTACTCGGGGCAGTGTACCTCGAGGAAGGACAGATAGGCGCCGTCTGTCGGGAG tGCCTGCAAGGACTGCAATTCCTTCATTCCCGCCAAGTCATCCACAGAGACGTCAAAAGCTGCAACATTCTTGTGGGCACGGACGGATCTGTGAAATTGG ctgactTTGGCCTCTGTGCTCAGCTCACCCCTGAGCTCAGCAAGCGCAGCTCCAGCGTCGGCACTCCCAGCTGGATGGCGCCGGAAGTCGTGAGAGGAGAAGCCTATGGCCCCAAAGTGGACATCTGGTCACTGGGGATCGTGGGGCTGGAAATGGTGGAAGGGGAAGCTCCTTACCAGAGGGAACCCCGTCTCAGG GTTTTTGAACTGATAGAAAGGAACGGGGCCCCAAAACTGCAAAACCCCAGGCACCACTCGGCTCTCCTGCGCGACTTTCTCcgctgctgcctgcagacagaCGACGACAGGCGCTGGTCTGCCCAGGAACTCCTGAAg CATCCGTTTGTGACCTCAGGCGatcctgcctccagcctggctgctctgatCATCTCAGCCAAGCAAGTGCAGGAAGACTGGAGAGGAGACGCTTGCGCCTGA